In one Gemmatimonadota bacterium genomic region, the following are encoded:
- a CDS encoding TetR/AcrR family transcriptional regulator has product MSAEVTEPRWRRLPEERPQQILHAALEVFGEHGLAGARLEDIARQAGVSKGTIYLYFPNKEALFREMVRSTIVEAIVAGEGIPDTGSAREQLLAFMQHYWAFVRTPAFSVIYRVVVSELHHFPDLVEFYSAEVIARTQKLLSGIIRRGIDAGEFRALDPAVAGRMLISLFSTSAMWCCKRKYFPHLRNRPDEQIYNELVDFYLSALRAVPQ; this is encoded by the coding sequence ATGTCAGCAGAAGTTACGGAACCGCGCTGGCGGCGGCTTCCGGAAGAACGCCCCCAACAGATACTGCACGCTGCGCTCGAGGTATTCGGCGAGCACGGCCTTGCAGGTGCACGCCTGGAAGACATTGCCAGACAGGCCGGCGTGTCCAAGGGCACCATATACCTCTACTTCCCGAACAAGGAAGCGCTGTTCCGCGAGATGGTACGCTCGACCATAGTCGAGGCAATCGTCGCAGGCGAGGGGATTCCAGACACCGGCTCGGCGCGTGAGCAACTGCTCGCATTCATGCAGCACTACTGGGCTTTCGTGCGCACGCCGGCATTCTCGGTGATCTACCGGGTCGTCGTGAGCGAGCTGCACCACTTTCCGGATCTGGTGGAGTTCTACAGCGCCGAAGTCATTGCTCGCACTCAGAAACTTCTCTCCGGCATAATACGGCGTGGCATCGATGCTGGAGAGTTTCGTGCGTTGGATCCAGCGGTCGCGGGGCGGATGCTGATCTCTCTCTTCAGCACGAGCGCCATGTGGTGCTGCAAGCGAAAGTACTTCCCTCACCTTCGCAACCGGCCGGACGAACAGATATACAACGAGCTGGTTGACTTCTACCTTTCCGCGCTCCGCGCGGTACCTCAATAA
- a CDS encoding TolC family protein, producing the protein MKGKFTTCMALVLSLGIASGMAVQSLVAQDTTTAPVPSTLSIGDAARIAARNSAPAQGARIRVTEAEARVRQSRADMLPSLKASASQFTRTLNTASFGFSLPGLNPNGQIIGPFHVLDARGSAEAPLFNFSAFARYRAAGAAVKASSASATVASEQAGSQAALAYIQALRAEDDLRARGEDSVLAADLVNVAQAQLDAGTGIALDVTRAQAQLASTRAGLINSRAARDRTLIALARALNVPARTPLVLTDSLGSMDTTAVTTDEAAATERALRNRPDLLQAAARIAAAQQAVSAIRAEYLPTVSLVADDGVNGLSVHHMLNTYEYGLQISVPVLDGLRRSGRIQEQQGLVREAQVQQQDIRQQAAADVSTAILDLHAAEQQVQATREQLRLAEQEVSQARERFRAGVAGNADVITALLGLTTARTSVIDAQTNFQTARVALARAQGVVTTLP; encoded by the coding sequence ATGAAAGGCAAATTCACCACGTGCATGGCGCTTGTGTTGAGCCTGGGCATTGCATCGGGCATGGCGGTGCAATCACTGGTAGCACAGGACACGACCACGGCGCCGGTACCATCCACATTATCGATCGGCGATGCGGCTCGCATTGCCGCTCGCAACAGCGCGCCGGCGCAGGGCGCACGGATACGTGTAACCGAGGCAGAAGCGCGCGTGCGCCAGAGCCGCGCGGACATGTTGCCATCGTTGAAGGCGTCCGCGTCGCAATTCACTCGAACGCTCAACACCGCGTCATTCGGTTTCTCGCTTCCCGGGCTCAATCCGAACGGACAGATCATCGGCCCGTTCCACGTGCTCGATGCGCGCGGAAGTGCGGAGGCGCCGTTGTTCAACTTCAGCGCTTTCGCGCGGTACCGCGCCGCTGGTGCGGCGGTCAAGGCGAGCAGCGCTTCTGCGACAGTCGCATCGGAGCAGGCAGGCTCACAGGCTGCGCTGGCGTACATCCAGGCGCTGCGTGCTGAAGACGATCTCCGCGCGCGCGGCGAGGACAGTGTGCTCGCTGCCGATCTCGTGAACGTTGCACAGGCTCAGCTCGACGCCGGGACGGGCATCGCCCTGGACGTTACCCGCGCGCAGGCGCAGCTCGCATCGACGCGCGCCGGTCTCATCAACTCGCGCGCGGCGCGTGACCGCACGCTCATTGCGCTTGCGCGCGCGCTCAACGTTCCGGCGCGCACGCCGCTCGTTCTGACCGATTCACTCGGCAGCATGGACACCACAGCCGTGACCACCGACGAGGCGGCAGCCACCGAGCGGGCGTTGCGGAACCGACCCGATCTGCTCCAGGCAGCGGCACGCATTGCAGCCGCCCAACAGGCGGTAAGCGCTATTCGCGCCGAGTACCTGCCGACCGTGTCGCTCGTCGCCGACGATGGCGTCAACGGACTGTCGGTGCATCACATGTTGAATACTTACGAATACGGTCTTCAGATATCAGTTCCGGTTCTCGATGGACTCCGTCGCTCCGGCCGCATTCAGGAGCAGCAAGGTCTGGTGCGCGAAGCGCAGGTGCAGCAGCAGGACATCCGGCAGCAGGCCGCCGCGGACGTCAGTACCGCGATCCTCGACCTGCACGCAGCGGAGCAGCAGGTGCAGGCGACGCGGGAACAGCTGAGGCTGGCCGAGCAGGAAGTCTCGCAGGCGCGCGAGCGTTTTCGCGCGGGAGTAGCCGGTAACGCTGACGTCATAACGGCTCTGCTGGGACTCACCACGGCGCGCACCTCGGTCATCGATGCGCAAACGAATTTCCAGACGGCTCGCGTCGCGCTCGCGCGCGCGCAAGGCGTCGTCACGACCCTTCCCTGA